A region from the Arthrobacter gengyunqii genome encodes:
- a CDS encoding transglycosylase domain-containing protein — protein MAARKSPLFDTATTLGQIVAFFGVSALCGVLAAGLLVPAAAAAGTAASGSIQFFDDLPSELQAGALAEPSKIYANDGSLIATLYEENRQPIKLDQVSPAMIDAMLAIEDDRFYEHGGVDVQGVIGALASNLTSDTNRGASTITQQYVNSVIIDTNLQNDKEVVLSGNKDYGDKLREMKLAIAVEKQLSKDQILEGYFNIVPFSGTTFGVQAAAKYFFNVDASQLNIPQAALLAGVVNGPSVYSPTGNPELSLQRRNVVIRAMLDKGRITQEEHDAAVATDLGLNLTPVPSNCTGAVQAPYFCDYVMHLVLNDERYGATTEDRQKLLYRGGLTINTTLDPEIQNAAQTAVNETANPDTTDPEIGHSMVSMEPKTGKILSMAQNTRYTPEQGAGNSVLNFNVDVNQDGDPNKPLGGMGGFQPGSTYKPFTVAAWLDAGKTLNTTLNGSKRTYPAGYTWNASCWPGGRYGIPEAWTPINYGDTNYKNTTVIDGLANSLNTITMAEINQLDLCKFQEMAFASGIHNGKSSSGQNEPLESIPPASFGGGGDASPLAMATGFATFAAEGLKCEPRALESVTAADGRTFEVPAQECTQVMKKEVAQGVNAATQQVMTKGSGYYLQNGKPVAGKTGTNDFRSQTWFMGYTTGMVTASWLGNHVWGNEQGSMEGKQIGGQVYPEIDGSKIAGPSWKNFIDRIPDQYEANPFTAPPASIMGTVAAPPKPAPAPAAPAADQDKDNGGGQGEDKKNDGD, from the coding sequence ATGGCAGCTCGCAAATCTCCCCTCTTTGATACGGCTACCACCCTCGGCCAGATCGTCGCCTTCTTTGGCGTCAGTGCGCTTTGTGGTGTTTTGGCCGCGGGTCTCCTGGTGCCCGCCGCCGCCGCCGCGGGCACAGCCGCGTCCGGATCCATCCAGTTCTTTGATGACCTTCCCTCGGAACTGCAGGCCGGAGCGCTGGCAGAGCCATCCAAGATTTATGCCAATGACGGCTCCCTCATCGCGACCCTTTATGAGGAGAACCGCCAGCCGATCAAGCTGGATCAGGTGTCCCCCGCCATGATCGATGCGATGCTGGCCATTGAAGACGACCGCTTCTACGAGCACGGCGGAGTGGACGTACAGGGCGTGATCGGGGCGCTGGCCTCCAACCTCACCTCTGATACGAACCGCGGCGCCTCCACCATCACGCAGCAGTACGTGAACAGCGTCATCATCGACACCAACCTGCAGAACGACAAAGAGGTGGTGCTCTCCGGCAACAAGGACTACGGAGACAAGCTGCGGGAGATGAAGCTGGCCATTGCCGTGGAAAAGCAGCTCTCCAAGGACCAGATCCTTGAGGGCTACTTCAACATCGTGCCCTTCAGCGGCACCACCTTCGGTGTCCAGGCCGCCGCCAAGTACTTCTTCAACGTAGATGCCTCCCAGCTGAACATCCCGCAGGCAGCCCTGCTGGCCGGCGTCGTCAACGGTCCTTCCGTCTACAGCCCCACGGGGAACCCGGAACTGTCCCTGCAACGGCGGAACGTTGTCATCCGCGCCATGCTCGACAAGGGACGGATCACGCAGGAAGAGCACGACGCCGCCGTCGCCACCGATCTGGGCCTGAACCTCACACCGGTCCCCAGCAACTGCACCGGCGCTGTTCAGGCGCCTTATTTCTGCGACTACGTCATGCACCTGGTTCTCAACGACGAGAGGTACGGCGCCACCACTGAAGACCGGCAGAAGCTGCTCTACCGCGGCGGCCTGACCATCAACACCACCCTGGATCCGGAGATCCAGAATGCCGCGCAGACCGCCGTCAATGAGACCGCGAATCCGGACACGACGGACCCCGAGATTGGCCACTCCATGGTGTCAATGGAACCCAAGACCGGAAAGATCCTCTCCATGGCGCAGAACACGCGCTACACGCCTGAACAAGGCGCCGGCAACTCGGTGCTGAACTTCAACGTGGACGTGAACCAGGACGGCGACCCCAACAAGCCGCTGGGCGGCATGGGTGGTTTCCAGCCGGGCTCGACCTACAAGCCTTTCACCGTGGCCGCCTGGCTGGATGCAGGAAAAACCCTCAACACCACGCTGAACGGCAGCAAGCGCACCTACCCGGCGGGCTATACCTGGAACGCCAGCTGCTGGCCCGGGGGACGGTACGGCATTCCGGAGGCCTGGACGCCGATCAACTACGGCGACACCAATTACAAGAACACCACGGTGATTGACGGCCTGGCGAACTCCCTGAACACCATCACCATGGCCGAGATCAACCAGCTGGATCTCTGCAAGTTCCAGGAGATGGCTTTCGCTTCGGGTATCCACAACGGCAAGAGCTCCAGCGGCCAGAACGAACCGCTTGAGTCCATTCCGCCAGCGTCCTTCGGCGGCGGCGGCGACGCCTCCCCGCTGGCCATGGCCACCGGCTTTGCCACGTTTGCGGCCGAGGGCCTCAAATGCGAACCGCGCGCCCTGGAATCGGTGACGGCAGCGGACGGACGGACGTTCGAGGTACCTGCCCAAGAGTGCACGCAGGTCATGAAGAAGGAAGTTGCCCAGGGCGTCAACGCAGCCACGCAGCAGGTCATGACCAAGGGCTCCGGCTACTACCTGCAGAACGGCAAGCCCGTGGCCGGCAAGACCGGAACCAACGACTTCCGGTCCCAGACCTGGTTCATGGGCTACACCACGGGCATGGTCACCGCTTCCTGGCTGGGCAACCACGTCTGGGGCAACGAGCAGGGCTCAATGGAGGGCAAGCAGATCGGCGGGCAGGTCTATCCCGAGATTGACGGCTCGAAGATAGCCGGCCCGTCCTGGAAGAACTTCATCGACCGGATCCCCGACCAGTACGAGGCCAACCCGTTCACCGCGCCGCCGGCCTCGATCATGGGCACCGTGGCTGCGCCGCCGAAGCCTGCTCCCGCACCGGCTGCACCTGCTGCCGATCAGGACAAGGACAACGGCGGCGGCCAGGGCGAGGACAAAAAGAACGACGGCGACTAA